A genomic region of Candidatus Eisenbacteria bacterium contains the following coding sequences:
- a CDS encoding IS3 family transposase (programmed frameshift) — protein sequence MKKRRKFSAEFKAMVALEALSGAHTMAELSAKHKVHPNMIAQWKRIAQESLPDVFSKKRDRNDASRDVEVQELHAKIGKLTVENDFLGQGVRALSRDRRVALMNSEEPRLSIQRQCELVGLPRSSFYHRAKGENAENLELMRLIDEQYLKTPYSGSRQMARHFRRQGRKVGRHRVRRLMRKMGLSAVYQKPRTSKPNPEHKIYPYLLRGLEIDRPNQVWCADITYIRMNRGFMYLVAVMDWSTRAVLSWRLSNTLDTRFCVEALREALARYGTPEIFNTDQGSQFTDEDFTGELKKAGCKISMDGKGRWMDNVFIERLCRSLKYECVYLQDWEDGLEAGEGIENWMTHYNDHRPHSAFDDKTPMEVYCEIMAA from the exons ATGAAGAAGCGACGGAAATTCTCAGCGGAATTTAAGGCCATGGTGGCCCTGGAAGCCCTATCAGGGGCTCATACTATGGCTGAGCTGTCCGCCAAGCACAAAGTCCACCCGAATATGATTGCCCAATGGAAGCGCATCGCCCAGGAGAGTCTGCCTGACGTGTTTTCCAAGAAGAGAGATCGAAATGACGCTTCTCGTGACGTAGAGGTCCAGGAGCTTCACGCCAAGATCGGCAAGCTGACGGTGGAAAATGATTTTTTAG GCCAAGGCGTTCGGGCGTTAAGCCGGGATCGGAGAGTCGCCTTGATGAATTCAGAGGAGCCGAGGCTTAGTATACAGCGTCAATGCGAATTGGTAGGTCTTCCCCGATCATCCTTCTACCACCGAGCGAAGGGTGAGAATGCGGAGAATCTTGAGCTGATGCGCTTGATCGATGAGCAATACCTGAAGACTCCTTATTCCGGCTCACGGCAGATGGCGCGTCATTTCCGGCGACAGGGGCGTAAGGTCGGCCGGCATCGGGTTCGGCGTCTCATGCGCAAGATGGGTCTTTCAGCGGTCTACCAGAAGCCCCGGACATCCAAGCCAAATCCGGAGCACAAGATCTATCCGTATTTGCTTCGTGGGCTTGAGATCGACCGGCCGAATCAGGTTTGGTGTGCCGACATCACTTACATCCGGATGAACCGGGGATTTATGTATTTGGTAGCCGTCATGGATTGGTCGACTCGGGCGGTTCTTTCTTGGCGATTATCGAACACCTTGGACACGAGGTTTTGTGTGGAGGCTTTACGGGAAGCTTTGGCCCGATACGGGACACCGGAGATTTTCAACACAGATCAAGGGAGTCAATTCACCGATGAGGATTTCACCGGCGAACTCAAGAAGGCCGGCTGCAAGATTTCCATGGATGGCAAAGGCCGCTGGATGGACAACGTATTCATCGAGCGCCTATGTCGGTCTTTGAAATACGAGTGCGTTTATTTGCAGGATTGGGAAGACGGCCTGGAAGCCGGAGAGGGAATTGAAAACTGGATGACTCACTACAACGACCATCGACCCCACTCCGCCTTTGATGACAAGACACCGATGGAGGTGTATTGTGAAATAATGGCGGCGTGA